Within Chromatiales bacterium, the genomic segment CTCTAGGTAGCCTAGTGTTTGCGTCTGCAAAATGTACATATTGGTAATCGCTTATATAATCCAAGCCGATATTTCTAGTACTTGCAATATCGTTGGAATTGCGTTTTATATATTTTACTTGCAGGGTCGGCGCAACTTTTTTTATACTGGTTTGTAGGGGTTTAATGGCTACTTCTAGTGCTTCATCGTAGATTATGATCAATGAGTGAGGTTCTAGAGTTTGCGCACATATACAATCTATAGTATCGTGCGGAATATTTTTCTGGTTATCTAAGGCACATACCGTCGCCACCGAAGGTGTGTTATTCATACAACTCTTGTGTACTTAAATAGCCCTAACTTTTTTATATAAATCCTAATGGTAGTAAACATTTTACCGTAATAAATATTGCGAGCAGTGGCTTGTATCAAAAAGGCTAATATAGATAAAACCGTAACTGGTATATTGAGTATAAGTCTCAGACTTATATATAAGGCCCCTTGAATGGAAGTGATTCTTCTCATTCTACACCATAGCGATTTCTGTATATGATAGCGCATTTTTATTATTTGTATTACCATATTAGTAAGCGATTCGTGTTTGCGTCGTTTGCGCGCCTCTTGTTTTATTTTTGATTTTGGTCGTCTGTCTTTTCTATTGCTACTAGCGGATTTTTGCTGCCAATTCTTCAGCATATGGGTGGACGGTTCTTTATCTCTGTCATAAGCCGCTTGTGCTCGCTGTTTTCTGGAGCCTAAAACAAATTTAGCCAAACCAACGGTTATATAGCGTCTCAGAGAAAGTGTGGGAATTTCTTTTTGCAGTTCCATCGGCAAATCAGCATTAGCACTACCTCGAACAGTTGATTTTCCCCTATGGTATTTATCGGCTACGATACAAGGGGGAGTAATGATTCTCAAAGTATCGCCGACAAGCTCCGTGTTACCAGTCACCCAATCGGCAGGCATTCGTATCGGAAACGACAGGCGGTGTAGTTTTTTTGCCGTTGAAAGTTTAATTAAATAACCCAAGGTCGTAAAAGGAAATTCTGCAGGCTTAGCGATATAGTGTCCGCGGCAAACCTCTGTCTTCCAGTAAACGGGTTCTGCGCCTTTATTAAAAGATTTTCTGTACTTTGAGTAATGGCCGAGCAATAAGGTACCCCATGGCACTTTTTGTATAATATCAGATTGTAATATTTCTGGTAAGTGAGGTGATAATATGGCGTCGTCTTCAAGCACACAAGCAGCTGGGATATTATTTTCCATCATGTGCTCATAGAATTTTATGTGACTTAACAAACATCCCACTGCACCTAAAGTCATACGCTGTTTGTTATATGTATTAGTATAGAAAATCTGCCGTCCGTATTTTTCTACTAACTGATATGGTGTGTATTGAGTGCCATCCACCGCCTCTATATATTGGCATTCTAGCCCCAGATCACTTAATTGCTGGTTAATTTGAACCTTACGTTCGGGTGATTTTTTTAAGTTGATGACAAAAATAGGAAAAAGACTGTTGCTCATGTTTTTTGTTAGCCGATTGGGTAGGAGTGCTCAAATATCTATTATAAATGCTAAGCATTGTAAACGATAGCAAGAGCAGAAGCGATTAGAAGCGAAATTTATGCTGTGCATGAATGTGCTTAACGGCATCTATAAAGCGATTGTATAAATTGAATTTATTTAACACCTTAAATAAGAGCGCAGTGGGTAAAGCTAATAACCAATAAATAAAGGGTTTAATGCCGTTTTTTGCCCGCCAAGCTATGGATCTGCGAAAACAATCTTGAGCTTGCTGCCAGCGTTGTTGTTTTAGCAGTTCTAACCCTGCGTGTCGCCATTTCCTTGCTAGCAGGCAGCGATAGATACTCGGCTGTAGTTTCTTTTGCTCAGAAAAGTTAGCAACGCAATTCTCAAATATATGACACCATTTTCTTAATGGATCGGCATGCATGTCGCGTAGATGCACGCTATGCTCGTGCATAACAACTGGGCAGCCGCGTACATGCAACCACTCGCCTAGGCCAGCTAGACGAAAAAAAAGTTCAGTGTCGTGTCCGGTTAAGAGTACCTCGTTATAACCACCCAGCCGTTTAATGATATCCGTGCGTAGCAATGTAGACGATGAAACACCGGCGCCCATATCTATAAACCAGTGATACGGATTGACACTTAGCCGTCTCTGATTAAGATATTGCACATCACCTCGTTGGTTCTTTAAGACTCGGTCAACACTCGCAGCAATTGCCTGAGGATGCATTTCTAACGCGGTTCGTGTTTTTTCTAAAAATGCAGGAGATGGAACATCGTCCGAGTCTAAGAAGTAGATATAGTGATGCTGGTCCTGAGCGCATGCAAGCCCAGAATTCCTAGCCGCCGATGCGCCTTTATTTTTATTATGAACGATCAACTGTGTTGTAAAAGGAGGTGATTTTGAGTCAAACCACGCGCTGACTACTTCTACAGTATTATCGCTAGAGCAATCATCTACGATAATTAAATGATCGGGGTGGTGTGTTTGCTTCAGTATAGAATCAAGGGCTATTTCGATATAGCGAGGGCGGTTCATTACCGGTATAACGACTAAAATATCGGATGATTGAGATGTAGCAATCAATGTAGTACTGCCAGTTTTATGTGCTACTCGATGCTATTGGGGTGCTCCCATAGCTAGAGCCTTTGCTTTAGCTTGCATGCTGATTTGCGCATCCTCAATATCTTCTATGCCCCAACCAGTTATATGTTTTAATATAAGTTCCTTTATACATTCGACATGCGAGTCACCGTCGTTGAGTGCCGGGATGTAGCGTAAATGAGCGCCGCCAGCACCCTTGAAAGCATCGCCTGCTTGCATAGCTATCTCCTCTAATGTTTCTAAGCAATCGACAGCAAACCCTGGGCAAAAAACATCGACGGTGCTTACCCCCTGTTCTGCCAGCTTAACTAAGGTCGGTTCAGTATACGGCTGCAGCCACTCGGCTCGCCCAAAACGCGATTGGAAACAAAGTTTATACTCATGTTCTTTCAAGGATAAATCTTGTGCAATTAATCGTGCCGTGGCATGACACTGACAATGATAAGGATCCCCCTGCAGTAGATTGCGTTTAGGCAATCCGTGAAATGAAAATACTAATCTATCCCCGGCACCATGTTGTTTACGAAACTCACGTATTTGATTGCTACAGGCTGAGATATAAAGCGGATGTTTATGATAGTGGTTAACATAACGCACTTCAGGCTGCCATCGCCAAGTACTTAGTATTTGAGCTACCTTGTCAAACACTGATGCCGTAGTGGTTGCCGAGTACTGTGGAAACAGTGGCAATATCAACAATCGACGAACTGATTCTTCTTTCATCTCATTTAATATGTCCTCAATCGACGGTTTGTCGTAGCGCATCGCAAGTTTTAGAGTTAAGTTTTGGTGTTCATTTTTTAGTCTGTGCAGAACTTTTGAGCTCAAACGCTCAGAGTGAACCAGTAGCGGCGAACCTTCGGGTAACCACACTTTTTCATAAGCCGCGGCACTTTTACGCGGGCGCAACGGCAACACCAGTAGGTGTAAGATCAGCCACCATAGCGGGCGAGGGATTTCTACTACTCTCGGATCAGATAAAAAATCTGCCAAATAACGGCGAACCGCAGCAGTCGTAGGAGCCTCAGGGGTGCCTAGATTAACGACTAAAATACCAGTAAGCTCAACGCTACCATGCTGGTAGTCTTTATCACCAAGATAATTCAATGTACACTGACGACTAAGAAGATCGCAAGCGACTCTGTCTTGGGAAGTGTGCTTTTAGGAAATCCATCTGATCAGCCAATATAGCACGGGCTCTTAAATAAATGTATTCTGCATGGGTTGGAACGAAAGGAATAGCGAGTAATTTCATAGCAGCTTGCTCAGGGGTACGCCCAGCTTTTTGATTATTGCAACGTTTGCACGCGGCGACCACATTGTTCCAGGTATCTTTTCCTCCTTG encodes:
- a CDS encoding glycosyltransferase family 25 protein, which codes for MSNSLFPIFVINLKKSPERKVQINQQLSDLGLECQYIEAVDGTQYTPYQLVEKYGRQIFYTNTYNKQRMTLGAVGCLLSHIKFYEHMMENNIPAACVLEDDAILSPHLPEILQSDIIQKVPWGTLLLGHYSKYRKSFNKGAEPVYWKTEVCRGHYIAKPAEFPFTTLGYLIKLSTAKKLHRLSFPIRMPADWVTGNTELVGDTLRIITPPCIVADKYHRGKSTVRGSANADLPMELQKEIPTLSLRRYITVGLAKFVLGSRKQRAQAAYDRDKEPSTHMLKNWQQKSASSNRKDRRPKSKIKQEARKRRKHESLTNMVIQIIKMRYHIQKSLWCRMRRITSIQGALYISLRLILNIPVTVLSILAFLIQATARNIYYGKMFTTIRIYIKKLGLFKYTRVV
- a CDS encoding glycosyltransferase family 2 protein, which produces MIATSQSSDILVVIPVMNRPRYIEIALDSILKQTHHPDHLIIVDDCSSDNTVEVVSAWFDSKSPPFTTQLIVHNKNKGASAARNSGLACAQDQHHYIYFLDSDDVPSPAFLEKTRTALEMHPQAIAASVDRVLKNQRGDVQYLNQRRLSVNPYHWFIDMGAGVSSSTLLRTDIIKRLGGYNEVLLTGHDTELFFRLAGLGEWLHVRGCPVVMHEHSVHLRDMHADPLRKWCHIFENCVANFSEQKKLQPSIYRCLLARKWRHAGLELLKQQRWQQAQDCFRRSIAWRAKNGIKPFIYWLLALPTALLFKVLNKFNLYNRFIDAVKHIHAQHKFRF
- a CDS encoding ferrochelatase, whose amino-acid sequence is MNYLGDKDYQHGSVELTGILVVNLGTPEAPTTAAVRRYLADFLSDPRVVEIPRPLWWLILHLLVLPLRPRKSAAAYEKVWLPEGSPLLVHSERLSSKVLHRLKNEHQNLTLKLAMRYDKPSIEDILNEMKEESVRRLLILPLFPQYSATTTASVFDKVAQILSTWRWQPEVRYVNHYHKHPLYISACSNQIREFRKQHGAGDRLVFSFHGLPKRNLLQGDPYHCQCHATARLIAQDLSLKEHEYKLCFQSRFGRAEWLQPYTEPTLVKLAEQGVSTVDVFCPGFAVDCLETLEEIAMQAGDAFKGAGGAHLRYIPALNDGDSHVECIKELILKHITGWGIEDIEDAQISMQAKAKALAMGAPQ